One Chitinophagales bacterium genomic region harbors:
- the gatA gene encoding Asp-tRNA(Asn)/Glu-tRNA(Gln) amidotransferase subunit GatA, which yields MKQYRTLSEIQTDLDSKTITCSQLVNHYLDNIEKKKHLNAFLEVFEQEAIARAKELDTKKGKKGKLFGLVIGIKDNICYKNHTVSASSKMLENFESLYSATAVENLIAEDAIIIGRLNCDEFAMGGSNENSAFGNVLNEADNTRVSGGSSGGSAVAVQANLCHATLGSDTGGSIRQPASFTGTVGLKPTYGRVSRHGLIAFASSFDQIGPITHSAEDAKIILEVINGIDNYDSTVIQDKVSEFKINSSKKYKIAYFKECFKGEGLNAEVEKNFEHLIAQLKQQGHEVEAVEFPLLDYVVPTYYVLTTAEASSNLSRYDGVHFGYRSKEAKNMEEVYTKSRTEGFGKEVKNRIMLGTFVLSAGYYDAYYTKAQKVRRLLKNGVNELYKNYDFILSPTAPEPAFKIGEKTDDPVAMYLEDIFTVLANLVGNPAISLPLYKTEKELPIGMQFMANNNKEADLLSIAQQLGC from the coding sequence ATGAAACAATACCGCACATTATCGGAAATACAAACCGATCTTGATAGTAAAACTATTACTTGTTCGCAACTAGTAAATCATTACTTAGACAATATAGAAAAGAAAAAACATCTAAATGCTTTTTTAGAAGTTTTTGAACAAGAAGCTATTGCCCGTGCTAAAGAATTAGATACTAAAAAGGGTAAAAAAGGTAAACTTTTTGGCTTAGTAATAGGCATAAAAGATAATATTTGCTATAAAAATCATACCGTTTCAGCATCTTCAAAAATGCTTGAAAACTTTGAATCTTTATACTCTGCCACAGCCGTAGAAAATTTAATAGCAGAAGATGCTATAATAATAGGCAGGCTAAACTGCGATGAATTTGCAATGGGTGGTTCTAATGAAAATTCTGCCTTTGGAAATGTACTTAACGAAGCTGACAACACTAGAGTTTCCGGTGGTTCATCGGGAGGAAGTGCCGTGGCTGTACAAGCTAATTTATGCCACGCCACTTTAGGTTCAGATACGGGTGGTTCTATACGCCAGCCGGCATCTTTTACCGGTACCGTAGGCTTAAAACCTACTTATGGGAGAGTTTCTCGCCATGGTTTAATTGCTTTTGCTTCTTCTTTTGACCAAATAGGCCCCATAACTCACTCGGCAGAAGATGCTAAAATAATTTTAGAAGTAATTAATGGTATTGATAATTACGATTCAACTGTAATACAAGATAAAGTAAGCGAGTTTAAGATAAATTCTTCTAAAAAATATAAAATAGCTTATTTTAAAGAGTGTTTTAAGGGCGAAGGTTTAAACGCTGAAGTAGAAAAAAATTTTGAGCATTTAATTGCACAGCTTAAACAACAAGGTCATGAAGTGGAAGCCGTAGAGTTTCCTTTGTTAGATTATGTAGTGCCTACTTACTACGTTTTAACTACTGCCGAAGCATCTTCTAATCTTTCAAGATATGATGGCGTACATTTTGGCTACCGAAGTAAAGAAGCCAAAAACATGGAGGAAGTTTATACAAAATCAAGAACCGAAGGTTTTGGTAAAGAAGTAAAAAACAGAATAATGTTAGGTACTTTTGTTTTAAGTGCGGGATATTATGATGCTTACTATACTAAAGCTCAAAAAGTAAGGCGTTTGCTTAAAAATGGTGTAAATGAGTTGTACAAAAACTATGATTTTATTTTATCGCCCACAGCTCCCGAGCCAGCTTTTAAAATAGGCGAAAAAACAGATGACCCTGTGGCTATGTATCTTGAAGACATCTTTACTGTTTTGGCTAATTTAGTTGGAAATCCGGCTATATCATTACCTTTATACAAAACAGAAAAAGAATTGCCTATAGGTATGCAGTTTATGGCAAATAATAATAAAGAAGCCGATTTACTTTCAATAGCTCAACAATTGGGTTGCTAA
- a CDS encoding type IX secretion system membrane protein PorP/SprF has product MKTHYIRINCLIIFFLFISTAVAQQTLTDNDINFKRVSYNTSLIHSDSSQLMLNFTTSLGGDVQETSRMHFMAYGNIKKVGIGIGAKVNSRFKDIYKTTSAEILLSKNIKFKEKNDFNFGLNFGVLYNSISDKYFNEYVELEDVTISQQENKVRFIGGFGVSYIWNNSLEFGFSMPELVKSNNEFYPTFFGNVAYKQRFGEQKALYIEPTLLIYSTDLTGATIEGALKAGYHEYVWAKIGGRNTKTMLFGLGGGYNFINVGYVMNMNFGDYSNIQQMQHNINLSLNFLQVSNKKKTEKEKEIVIEEN; this is encoded by the coding sequence ATGAAAACACATTATATAAGAATCAACTGCTTAATAATATTTTTTTTATTTATAAGCACGGCAGTAGCACAGCAAACCTTAACAGATAATGATATTAATTTTAAAAGAGTATCATATAACACTTCTTTAATACACTCCGATAGTAGCCAGCTAATGTTAAACTTTACAACTTCATTAGGCGGGGATGTACAAGAAACAAGCAGAATGCACTTTATGGCTTATGGAAATATTAAAAAAGTAGGCATAGGTATAGGAGCAAAGGTAAACAGTAGATTTAAAGATATATACAAAACCACTTCAGCAGAAATATTACTTTCAAAAAATATAAAGTTTAAAGAGAAAAACGATTTCAACTTTGGACTAAATTTTGGAGTATTATACAATAGTATAAGTGATAAATATTTTAATGAATATGTGGAATTAGAAGATGTAACTATAAGTCAGCAAGAAAATAAAGTTAGATTTATAGGCGGGTTTGGAGTGAGCTATATATGGAATAATTCGTTAGAGTTTGGATTTTCTATGCCGGAATTAGTGAAATCTAACAATGAATTTTATCCTACATTTTTTGGAAATGTAGCCTATAAGCAAAGATTTGGAGAACAAAAAGCTTTATATATAGAACCGACATTATTAATATATAGCACAGATTTAACAGGAGCTACTATAGAAGGAGCTTTAAAAGCAGGATATCATGAATACGTATGGGCAAAAATAGGAGGAAGAAACACAAAAACCATGTTATTTGGACTGGGAGGAGGTTACAACTTTATAAATGTAGGTTATGTTATGAATATGAATTTTGGAGATTATAGCAATATTCAGCAGATGCAACATAACATAAATCTCAGTTTAAATTTTTTGCAAGTAAGCAATAAGAAAAAGACTGAAAAGGAAAAGGAAATTGTAATTGAAGAGAATTAG
- a CDS encoding DUF4837 family protein — MKNYIAIILSLTFILFSCKKKEHNSPAKFGTVLPSSTGGADEVMIILPDNIMDSTMQYFMGHTINESYKILPSPEAIFKISQVQYSIMNNLMYRYRNIILVADVSQKSEILGVAKQVLPANDFKALEEGKQYFFHVSNVWSEPQQVFFVFGTSTKNLQDNVAENAKTIRNTIVKSDLEVYKKIAYINGSNQKLKEQWLEFQGVSLDIPTDYKLAENEDNFVLLRKEIKKGMIFLSVDFINYSDNVPDANYGIKLRDERGKYVSSNSYNSYTKTDSTLGFLETKKIKGDLTIYETNGLWRMENDFMGGPFINQYIIDHKNNRVIYLDGFIYAPGENNKKKYMRQIEAIFNSLKVK; from the coding sequence ATGAAAAACTATATTGCAATAATACTTTCTCTTACTTTTATCTTGTTTTCTTGCAAAAAAAAAGAGCATAATTCTCCTGCAAAATTTGGTACAGTTTTGCCTTCATCTACAGGAGGTGCAGATGAAGTAATGATAATACTACCCGACAATATAATGGATAGTACTATGCAGTATTTTATGGGGCATACTATAAATGAAAGCTATAAAATTTTACCTTCTCCCGAAGCTATTTTTAAAATTAGCCAAGTACAATATAGTATAATGAACAACTTAATGTACCGCTATAGAAATATTATTTTAGTGGCAGATGTAAGTCAAAAATCTGAAATATTAGGAGTGGCAAAACAAGTACTTCCTGCTAATGATTTTAAAGCTTTAGAAGAAGGCAAACAATATTTTTTTCATGTTTCTAATGTTTGGAGTGAACCGCAACAAGTATTTTTTGTTTTTGGCACTTCTACCAAAAACCTACAAGATAATGTAGCTGAAAATGCCAAAACTATAAGAAACACTATAGTTAAAAGCGATTTAGAAGTATATAAAAAAATAGCGTACATAAATGGTAGCAATCAAAAATTAAAAGAACAATGGTTAGAATTTCAAGGTGTTAGTTTAGACATTCCAACGGATTATAAACTGGCAGAAAATGAAGACAATTTTGTACTGCTAAGAAAAGAAATTAAAAAAGGAATGATATTCTTGTCTGTAGATTTTATAAACTACAGCGACAACGTACCCGATGCAAACTATGGCATAAAATTAAGAGATGAAAGAGGCAAATATGTTAGTAGCAATTCGTACAATAGCTATACTAAAACCGACAGTACTTTAGGTTTTTTAGAAACAAAAAAAATAAAAGGCGATTTAACCATATATGAAACAAATGGACTGTGGCGTATGGAAAATGATTTTATGGGCGGACCGTTTATTAATCAATACATTATAGACCACAAAAACAATCGGGTTATTTATTTAGACGGTTTTATTTATGCTCCTGGCGAGAATAATAAGAAAAAATACATGAGGCAAATTGAAGCCATTTTCAATTCTTTAAAAGTAAAATAG
- a CDS encoding gliding motility-associated C-terminal domain-containing protein, with protein MKATRYKTFINNNNMKIFKIVLTMCLLVINYSVIIAQPPNWNINSSDYQYTMTITAQAIIDCEASIDTNNMLGAFINDSLAGFAKFNIDVNGNKLAYATVYSNVAMGETVEIKLYKAETDELVSTLASAIFEENASIGNAATPLQVKTNYYITSLSLSNDTVYEYFLAGDTVGNMSMMLENGQNQAGIYTFVNDNLGADNESFTISGNTLKLAEDVDYLAQDEYKIHIGGKANNSNCSITQYFTIRVINTNVPPTDIMGNPAYIDENEPVETLIIELVAEDNSPNDSHTFEFININTLDNSSFKIEGNKLLSNEIFDYETKNEYQLEILVTDNLDNTFVDTFTVKVNDIIEYDNLKSNNYISPNGDGINDYFEIENVTLYKDFTIQIFNDNGNEVFKRSESYNNNWNGLSQNGKELPSGTYFYYFSNNQDSSKNFKGKIYINRPNKF; from the coding sequence ATGAAAGCTACAAGATATAAAACCTTTATAAACAATAATAATATGAAAATATTTAAAATAGTGTTAACTATGTGTTTATTAGTTATAAACTATAGTGTAATAATAGCACAACCTCCCAATTGGAATATAAATTCTTCCGATTATCAATATACTATGACCATAACTGCACAAGCAATAATAGATTGTGAAGCAAGTATTGATACTAATAATATGTTAGGAGCATTTATAAACGATAGTTTAGCAGGTTTTGCCAAATTTAATATAGATGTAAACGGGAATAAATTAGCTTATGCTACAGTATATAGTAATGTAGCTATGGGAGAAACGGTAGAAATTAAATTATATAAAGCTGAAACAGACGAGTTAGTTAGCACCTTAGCATCTGCCATATTTGAAGAAAATGCATCTATAGGAAATGCAGCCACTCCTTTGCAAGTAAAAACTAATTATTACATTACAAGTTTATCATTAAGTAACGATACTGTGTATGAATATTTTTTAGCTGGCGATACTGTTGGAAATATGAGTATGATGCTTGAGAATGGACAAAACCAAGCAGGAATATATACTTTTGTAAATGATAATTTAGGAGCAGATAATGAAAGTTTTACCATTAGTGGCAATACGCTTAAATTGGCAGAAGATGTAGATTATTTAGCACAAGATGAATATAAAATTCATATAGGTGGAAAAGCAAATAATAGTAACTGTTCTATAACTCAATACTTTACAATTAGAGTTATTAATACCAATGTACCACCTACAGATATAATGGGTAATCCTGCGTATATAGATGAAAACGAACCCGTAGAAACTTTAATTATAGAATTAGTGGCTGAAGATAATTCTCCAAACGATAGCCATACTTTTGAATTTATAAATATTAATACATTGGATAATTCTTCATTTAAAATAGAAGGGAATAAACTGTTAAGTAATGAAATATTTGACTATGAAACCAAAAATGAATATCAGTTAGAAATACTTGTTACAGATAATTTAGATAACACTTTTGTAGATACATTTACCGTAAAAGTAAATGATATAATAGAGTATGATAATTTAAAATCAAATAATTATATAAGTCCTAATGGAGATGGTATAAATGATTATTTTGAAATAGAAAATGTAACTTTATATAAAGATTTTACCATACAGATATTTAATGATAATGGTAACGAAGTATTTAAACGTTCAGAAAGTTATAATAATAACTGGAATGGCTTAAGCCAAAATGGAAAAGAACTTCCTTCTGGAACTTATTTTTATTATTTCTCAAATAATCAGGATAGTAGCAAGAATTTTAAAGGGAAAATATATATAAACCGACCAAATAAATTTTAA
- a CDS encoding twin-arginine translocase TatA/TatE family subunit: MNTLFLWTPGVGEIVLIALVVLLLFGGKKIPELMRGLGSGVREFNSAKNSIKNEIEEGMKEPKTTEKEKTAVEK, translated from the coding sequence ATGAATACTTTATTTTTATGGACACCAGGCGTAGGCGAAATTGTTTTAATAGCCTTAGTTGTGTTATTACTTTTTGGTGGTAAAAAAATTCCTGAGTTAATGAGAGGGTTAGGAAGTGGCGTTAGAGAATTTAATTCAGCCAAAAACTCTATCAAAAACGAGATAGAAGAGGGAATGAAAGAACCAAAAACTACTGAAAAAGAAAAAACAGCTGTAGAAAAATAA